Proteins found in one Candidatus Edwardsbacteria bacterium genomic segment:
- a CDS encoding geranylgeranylglyceryl/heptaprenylglyceryl phosphate synthase → MFYEYLLKTAKAKGAAFVVLVDPDKVKPAQAAKLGAVFQKEGVDAVFLGTSLLMSDQIGLVARALKRNFKRPIAIFPGSAYQVTKEADALLYLSLISGRNANLLIEEQVKAAPMVKRSGLEVVPTGYMLVESGRLTSANYMSHSIPIPHDKPDIAMAHALAARYLGMKLIYMDAGSGALSPVSEKMIGGVARYAGLPVVVGGGIKDPETAGTKARAGATAVVIGNVLEGKIKNDIINKFARMIHYKEKK, encoded by the coding sequence ATGTTTTACGAATATCTTTTAAAAACCGCCAAGGCCAAGGGAGCGGCTTTTGTGGTGCTGGTGGATCCCGACAAGGTCAAGCCGGCCCAGGCAGCCAAACTGGGGGCGGTCTTCCAGAAGGAAGGGGTGGACGCCGTATTTCTGGGCACCAGCCTGCTGATGTCGGATCAGATCGGCCTGGTTGCCAGGGCCCTGAAAAGAAATTTCAAACGGCCGATAGCGATCTTTCCCGGCAGCGCCTACCAGGTGACCAAAGAGGCCGACGCCCTGCTGTATCTTTCGCTGATCAGCGGACGCAACGCCAATCTGTTGATCGAGGAGCAGGTCAAGGCCGCGCCGATGGTCAAACGCTCCGGGCTGGAGGTGGTCCCCACCGGCTACATGCTGGTGGAATCCGGACGTCTGACCTCGGCCAACTATATGAGCCATTCCATCCCCATCCCGCACGACAAGCCGGACATCGCCATGGCCCATGCCCTGGCGGCCAGATATCTTGGCATGAAGCTCATCTACATGGACGCCGGCAGCGGCGCCCTTTCTCCGGTGTCGGAGAAGATGATCGGCGGGGTGGCCAGATATGCCGGCCTGCCGGTGGTGGTGGGCGGGGGGATCAAGGATCCCGAGACCGCCGGGACAAAGGCCCGGGCCGGGGCCACGGCAGTGGTCATAGGGAATGTGCTGGAAGGGAAAATCAAAAACGATATCATAAATAAGTTTGCCAGAATGATCCACTATAAGGAGAAAAAATGA
- a CDS encoding 4Fe-4S binding protein, with protein MIVIQKNLCGNCGLCSGVCPALAIVLHGWGLEIDQDKCISCGKCGTVCPTGALTSPT; from the coding sequence ATGATAGTAATCCAAAAAAATCTCTGCGGGAACTGCGGCCTGTGCTCGGGTGTCTGCCCGGCGCTGGCCATTGTCCTGCACGGCTGGGGACTGGAGATAGACCAGGATAAATGCATCTCCTGCGGGAAATGCGGCACAGTCTGCCCCACCGGGGCGCTGACCTCACCAACCTGA
- a CDS encoding SIS domain-containing protein → MKNMNITSAQLRREMLKSAQALIDTAESSAGDIIKAADIIAGAFKKGGKLLICGNGGSAADSQHIAAEMVVRFLKERKALPAMALTADSSIITSEANDHGFDTVFSRQVEALGKKGDVLLAITTSGRSPNVIEAAKAAKKKGLAVIGLTGPASGALGKYCRVCIKAAGDKTFRIQESMLMAEHAICDLVEKDFAR, encoded by the coding sequence ATGAAAAATATGAATATCACCTCGGCTCAATTGCGGCGGGAAATGCTGAAAAGCGCCCAGGCCCTCATCGATACGGCGGAAAGCTCTGCGGGCGATATAATCAAAGCGGCCGATATAATCGCCGGGGCATTCAAAAAAGGCGGAAAGCTTTTGATCTGCGGGAACGGGGGCAGCGCCGCCGACAGCCAGCACATCGCGGCCGAGATGGTGGTCCGCTTTCTAAAAGAGAGAAAGGCCCTGCCGGCCATGGCCCTGACCGCCGACAGCTCCATCATCACCTCGGAGGCCAACGACCATGGCTTCGACACCGTCTTCTCCCGACAGGTGGAGGCATTGGGGAAAAAGGGGGATGTGCTGCTGGCCATCACCACCAGCGGCCGGTCGCCCAATGTCATCGAAGCGGCCAAAGCCGCCAAGAAAAAGGGGCTGGCCGTTATCGGGCTGACCGGGCCGGCTTCCGGTGCGTTGGGAAAATATTGCCGGGTATGCATAAAGGCTGCGGGAGATAAAACATTCCGGATCCAGGAATCCATGCTGATGGCCGAGCATGCCATCTGCGATCTGGTGGAGAAGGATTTTGCAAGATAA
- the rfbD gene encoding dTDP-4-dehydrorhamnose reductase yields MKILVTGAKGMLGADLCREVAGGHQVTGIDVQEVDLVSADAVERLVGYDPEIILHCAAMTNVDGCEKDPAAAYAVNGLGTRNVALASRQLDIPMLYVSTDFVFDGKKGEPYCEWDEPRPLGHYGRSKLDGENSVRELLKKFYIVRTSWLYGKQGRNFISTILAKAKEAGTIKVVNDQVGSPTYVRDLCRAIARLIASDKYGTYHLSNSGACSWYDLARKAVEMSGIKSEVLPIASSEYPTPTTRPSYSVLRNFCWERTFGETLRPWEEGLRDYLKETGEIK; encoded by the coding sequence ATGAAGATTTTAGTCACCGGGGCCAAAGGGATGCTGGGCGCCGACCTGTGCCGAGAGGTGGCTGGCGGCCACCAGGTGACCGGCATAGATGTTCAGGAGGTTGATCTGGTCAGCGCAGATGCGGTCGAAAGGCTTGTCGGGTACGATCCCGAGATCATTCTGCACTGCGCCGCCATGACCAACGTGGACGGCTGCGAAAAAGATCCCGCTGCCGCCTATGCCGTCAACGGACTGGGTACCAGAAATGTAGCTTTGGCCTCCCGGCAGCTAGATATCCCCATGCTGTACGTCAGCACCGACTTTGTGTTCGACGGCAAAAAAGGCGAGCCCTATTGCGAATGGGATGAGCCGAGGCCGTTGGGGCATTACGGAAGATCCAAACTGGACGGCGAGAATTCCGTCAGGGAGCTGTTGAAAAAATTCTACATCGTCCGCACCTCCTGGCTGTATGGTAAGCAGGGCCGCAATTTCATCAGCACCATCCTGGCTAAGGCAAAAGAGGCCGGAACGATAAAGGTGGTCAATGACCAGGTGGGATCGCCCACCTATGTCCGGGACCTGTGCCGGGCCATTGCCCGCCTGATCGCCAGCGACAAATACGGCACCTACCACCTGTCAAACTCGGGAGCCTGCAGCTGGTACGATCTTGCCAGGAAGGCGGTGGAAATGTCCGGGATCAAGTCCGAGGTGTTGCCCATTGCTTCCTCTGAATATCCCACCCCGACCACCCGACCTTCGTATTCCGTGTTGCGGAATTTTTGCTGGGAAAGGACCTTCGGGGAAACATTGAGGCCCTGGGAGGAAGGCTTAAGGGACTATCTCAAGGAAACCGGGGAGATCAAATAA
- a CDS encoding sugar phosphate nucleotidyltransferase, whose product MKGVILAGGLGTRLRPLTSITNKHLLPVYDRPMIYYPIQTLVQAGINDIMLVTGGNAAGDFLRLLGNGEEFGLKHINYTYQKREGGIAEALGLCRHFVGHDKVVVMLGDNILDGSIKKAVGDFQKQESGAKIFLKTVANPREYGVAEVKGRLVKNIVEKPRNPKSNYAVIGIYMYDSQVWDILKTLKPSGRGELEITDVNNAFIKKGQMTYEIIKGWWGDAGSSIEDLWVVNQFIGQRARNKK is encoded by the coding sequence ATGAAAGGCGTAATATTGGCCGGAGGGCTGGGCACTCGCCTGCGTCCCCTGACCAGCATCACCAACAAACATCTGCTGCCGGTGTATGACCGTCCCATGATCTATTATCCCATCCAGACCCTGGTGCAGGCAGGCATCAATGACATCATGCTGGTGACCGGCGGCAACGCGGCCGGCGATTTCCTGCGCCTGCTGGGCAATGGCGAGGAGTTCGGGCTGAAGCACATCAACTACACCTATCAGAAGCGCGAGGGCGGGATCGCCGAGGCTCTGGGGCTGTGCCGCCATTTTGTGGGCCATGACAAGGTGGTGGTGATGCTGGGCGACAACATCCTGGACGGATCCATCAAAAAGGCGGTGGGCGATTTTCAGAAACAGGAATCCGGTGCCAAGATATTCCTGAAGACGGTGGCCAACCCCCGGGAATACGGGGTGGCGGAGGTCAAGGGCCGGCTGGTGAAGAACATCGTGGAGAAACCCAGGAACCCCAAGAGCAATTACGCCGTGATCGGCATCTACATGTACGACTCCCAAGTGTGGGACATCCTGAAGACCCTGAAGCCGTCGGGCCGGGGCGAGTTGGAGATCACCGACGTCAACAACGCCTTCATCAAGAAAGGCCAGATGACCTACGAGATCATCAAGGGCTGGTGGGGCGACGCCGGTTCGTCCATCGAGGACCTGTGGGTGGTCAACCAGTTCATCGGGCAAAGGGCCAGGAATAAAAAATGA